In a single window of the Streptomyces cinnabarinus genome:
- a CDS encoding non-ribosomal peptide synthetase: MARIASSDPLRVAVRSRGIELSYGGLDAWARRIAASVRAAGAGRGERIGVLVEPSNAMIAAVLGILYAGAAYVPADPAHPDQRIADVFADAGVSAVIVADGTSGRLPTLTCPVIRAEDAREGEETTAAAVAVTPNDAAYIIYTSGSTGEPKGVLVEHSQLSASTWARRAVYPGAPVFLLVSPLAFDSSVAGVWGTLTAGGCLVVATSDEIRDPERLARLVERWQVTRLLCVPLLYSALLDAATRQGRRLDALDTVIVAGESLAEALVERHFALLGRTAALVNEYGPTEATVWASFRRYEAPGPISIGGPAPGVRLYVLNEELEPVPRGVSGELFIGGAGVARGYFGRPEVTAQAFIGDPFTDVEGAKMYRTGDLALWNDDGELEFLGRRDQQVKIRGHRIELGAVEAHLRTAPGVSDAVVVTNAERTQLVGFVLSPSYISPEPIREHVARRLPQAMVPNWIHVLDRFPVTVNGKIDRKHLSALAETYPDSQTEDAAAAPTDDTTGRVSAAWAEVLKRKNVPIEVNFFDLGGHSVKLFELQNALERHTGVRLSVVSLFSHTTVAAQATLIRDGVPSDDGSAVVGRAASARRARALRARRQRSEGGERR, from the coding sequence GTGGCCCGGATAGCCAGCAGTGATCCGCTGAGGGTCGCCGTTCGGAGCAGGGGCATCGAGCTGAGCTACGGCGGGCTCGACGCTTGGGCCAGGCGCATCGCAGCGTCTGTCCGTGCGGCAGGTGCGGGCAGAGGCGAGCGAATCGGTGTGCTCGTTGAACCTTCGAACGCGATGATTGCCGCCGTGCTCGGAATCCTGTACGCCGGTGCCGCGTACGTCCCGGCAGACCCGGCCCACCCTGATCAGCGGATCGCTGATGTGTTCGCTGACGCGGGCGTGTCTGCCGTGATCGTCGCAGACGGCACGTCTGGCCGACTGCCCACGCTCACATGCCCGGTCATTCGAGCGGAGGACGCCCGAGAAGGAGAAGAGACCACGGCGGCGGCAGTCGCGGTGACACCCAATGACGCCGCTTACATCATCTACACCTCGGGCAGCACTGGCGAGCCCAAAGGTGTCCTGGTCGAGCACAGTCAGCTGTCCGCTTCCACTTGGGCACGCCGCGCGGTGTATCCCGGCGCTCCGGTCTTCTTGCTTGTGTCCCCCTTGGCCTTCGATTCCTCGGTTGCCGGGGTGTGGGGGACCTTGACCGCGGGGGGATGCTTAGTCGTAGCTACATCTGATGAAATCCGCGATCCTGAGCGGCTGGCCCGCCTGGTGGAACGCTGGCAGGTGACCCGGCTGCTCTGTGTGCCGCTCCTCTACAGCGCACTGCTAGACGCGGCGACACGGCAGGGCAGGCGGCTGGATGCGCTGGATACGGTGATCGTGGCCGGCGAGTCGCTGGCGGAGGCATTGGTGGAACGCCATTTCGCCTTGCTCGGTCGCACAGCCGCCCTGGTCAATGAGTACGGCCCGACCGAGGCCACTGTATGGGCCAGCTTCCGCCGTTATGAGGCCCCTGGACCGATATCCATCGGCGGGCCGGCGCCTGGTGTCCGCCTATACGTGCTGAATGAGGAGCTGGAGCCGGTCCCCCGCGGTGTAAGCGGCGAGTTGTTCATCGGCGGCGCAGGGGTAGCTCGAGGATACTTCGGCCGCCCTGAAGTGACTGCCCAGGCTTTCATCGGCGACCCTTTCACCGACGTCGAGGGTGCCAAGATGTACCGCACGGGGGACCTCGCCCTGTGGAACGACGATGGTGAGTTGGAATTCCTCGGCCGCCGCGATCAACAAGTTAAGATCCGTGGCCATCGGATCGAGCTCGGCGCAGTCGAGGCTCATCTGCGTACTGCACCAGGGGTCAGCGACGCCGTCGTGGTGACGAACGCGGAGCGGACCCAGCTTGTCGGGTTCGTCCTGTCGCCTTCTTACATTTCTCCAGAACCAATCCGCGAGCATGTGGCCCGCAGGCTGCCGCAAGCCATGGTTCCGAACTGGATTCATGTGCTCGATCGGTTTCCTGTGACTGTTAACGGCAAAATCGACCGAAAACACCTTAGTGCTCTGGCAGAAACCTATCCGGACTCCCAGACAGAGGATGCAGCCGCCGCCCCCACGGACGACACGACTGGACGGGTGTCCGCCGCGTGGGCCGAGGTACTGAAGCGGAAAAATGTGCCGATCGAGGTGAATTTCTTCGATCTGGGCGGCCACTCGGTCAAGCTCTTTGAGCTTCAGAACGCCCTTGAGCGACATACGGGAGTTCGGCTCTCGGTTGTTTCTCTGTTCTCGCACACCACGGTGGCGGCGCAGGCAACGCTGATCCGTGACGGCGTGCCCTCGGACGATGGTTCGGCTGTGGTCGGGCGAGCGGCATCGGCCAGGCGCGCTCGCGCGCTGCGAGCACGGCGCCAGCGTTCAGAGGGAGGGGAACGGCGGTGA
- the narJ gene encoding nitrate reductase molybdenum cofactor assembly chaperone has translation MKPLAADARNALAWQAQSLLLAYPDDRLTQHLTLALQVAATQPSPVGTPLTRFAEQADRTPLPELAADYVATFDHRKRCCLFLTYYAHGDTRKRGTALLRLKQTYAEAGWRLTDDELPDHLAVVLEFAAAEPATGARLLTEHRAGLELLRLALRDAASPWAHVLDSVSATLPALAGDDREAVLRLAAQGPPEEQVGLDPYASPVLLPDPVVGGPR, from the coding sequence ATGAAGCCCTTGGCCGCCGACGCCCGCAACGCGCTCGCCTGGCAGGCCCAGTCGCTGCTGCTGGCCTACCCCGACGACCGGCTCACGCAGCACCTCACCTTGGCCCTCCAAGTCGCCGCCACCCAGCCGAGTCCGGTCGGCACTCCTCTGACGCGCTTCGCCGAGCAGGCCGATCGCACCCCGCTGCCGGAACTCGCCGCCGACTACGTCGCCACCTTCGACCATCGCAAGCGCTGCTGCCTCTTCCTGACCTACTACGCGCACGGCGACACCAGGAAGCGCGGCACCGCCCTGCTGCGTCTGAAGCAGACCTACGCCGAAGCCGGGTGGCGGCTCACCGACGACGAACTGCCCGACCATCTCGCCGTCGTCCTCGAATTCGCCGCGGCCGAGCCCGCCACCGGAGCACGGCTGCTCACCGAACACCGCGCCGGTCTGGAACTGCTGCGCCTGGCCCTGCGCGACGCCGCCTCGCCATGGGCGCACGTCCTGGACTCCGTCTCCGCCACCCTTCCCGCCCTCGCCGGCGACGACCGCGAAGCCGTCCTGCGCCTGGCCGCCCAGGGCCCGCCCGAGGAACAGGTCGGCCTCGATCCGTACGCGTCCCCCGTGCTCCTGCCCGACCCCGTCGTAGGAGGTCCACGATGA
- a CDS encoding epimerase translates to MNVVIFGASGMVGHGVLRACLLDSEVTRVLVVNRRPLGITHPKLHEIIHQDFADLSPISGQLTGVDACFYPLGVSSAGLGEAEYTRITYDFTLAAARTLLAHNARLTFAYVSGEGTDSTEQGRTMWARVKGRTENALLALPMNAYMFRPGYIRPLHGAVSRTTAYRFTYTLTGWLYPVLHRIAPKHTTTTEHIGRAMLAVTRQPVRNRILFSPDINRLGA, encoded by the coding sequence ATGAACGTCGTCATCTTCGGCGCGTCCGGCATGGTCGGACACGGCGTACTGCGCGCCTGCCTGCTGGACAGCGAGGTCACCCGGGTCCTGGTCGTCAACCGCCGCCCGCTCGGCATCACCCATCCCAAGCTGCACGAGATCATCCACCAGGACTTCGCCGACCTCTCCCCCATCAGCGGCCAACTCACCGGCGTGGACGCCTGCTTCTACCCCCTCGGTGTGTCCTCCGCCGGCCTCGGCGAAGCCGAGTACACCCGCATCACCTACGACTTCACCCTTGCCGCGGCTCGCACACTCCTGGCGCACAACGCCCGACTGACCTTCGCCTACGTCTCGGGCGAGGGCACCGACAGCACCGAGCAGGGGCGCACCATGTGGGCCCGCGTCAAGGGACGCACCGAGAACGCCCTCCTGGCCCTGCCGATGAACGCGTACATGTTCCGGCCCGGCTACATCCGGCCTCTCCACGGCGCCGTCTCCAGGACCACGGCCTACCGCTTCACGTACACGCTCACCGGCTGGCTGTACCCCGTGCTGCACCGCATTGCCCCGAAGCACACGACGACCACGGAACACATCGGGCGCGCCATGCTCGCCGTCACCCGTCAACCCGTGCGGAACCGCATCCTGTTCAGCCCGGACATCAACCGCCTCGGCGCCTGA
- a CDS encoding MarR family winged helix-turn-helix transcriptional regulator has product MPEGTSAASISLDRLFELAEVLGAMMERGVGEHGLTRARAGLLWTLFRDGSMTQRALAARLRVTPRNVTGLLDALEADGLVARAAHPSDRRATLVSLTESGRALASVLRGGRDALAVELFRDMSAGQLAAIQDGLETVIARLRAIDRAGGWRAAVPHAKEVTPDTLPGGLPPRRTKRG; this is encoded by the coding sequence ATGCCGGAAGGGACCTCTGCCGCCAGCATCTCGCTGGACCGGCTCTTCGAGCTGGCCGAGGTGCTCGGAGCGATGATGGAGCGCGGGGTCGGCGAGCACGGGCTCACCCGGGCCCGGGCCGGGCTGCTGTGGACGCTCTTCCGAGACGGGTCGATGACGCAGCGGGCTCTTGCCGCACGGCTCCGGGTCACTCCGCGCAACGTCACGGGTCTGCTGGACGCTCTGGAGGCCGACGGCCTGGTGGCCCGTGCCGCCCACCCGAGCGACCGGCGGGCCACGCTGGTGTCCCTCACGGAGTCGGGCCGCGCCCTGGCCTCCGTATTGCGCGGGGGACGTGACGCCCTGGCCGTGGAGCTCTTCAGGGACATGTCCGCGGGACAACTGGCCGCGATCCAGGACGGCCTGGAGACGGTGATCGCACGGTTGCGCGCCATCGATCGGGCCGGCGGTTGGCGAGCCGCCGTTCCGCACGCGAAGGAGGTGACGCCCGATACCTTGCCGGGCGGGCTCCCTCCGCGGCGGACGAAGCGGGGGTAA
- the narH gene encoding nitrate reductase subunit beta: MRVMAQMAMVMNLDKCIGCHTCSVTCKQAWTNRTGVEYVWFNNVETRPGQGYPRRYEDQDTWKGGWELNKRGRLALKAGGRFKKLIQIFSNPVLPSLDDYYEPWTYDYETLTNAPLQEHTPVARPKSLITGKDMKISWSANWDDDLGGSAATSERDVLLNEVSEKIRFEFEQTFMFYLPRICEHCLNPSCAASCPSGAIYKREEDGIVLVDQDRCRGWRMCVTGCPYKKIYFNHRTGKAEKCTFCFPRVEVGLPTVCSETCVGRLRYIGLVLYDADRVLEAASTPDDTGLYEAQRKVFLDPDDPQVIAEAERAGIPRDWIEAAQRSPVHSLINTYKVALPLHPEYRTLPMVWYIPPLSPVVDAVRDTGHDAERHQNLFAAVDALRIPVDYLAQLFTAGDPAPVDAVLRRLAAMRSYMRDINLGRDPDDTIPKSVGMSGEQLYDMYRLLALAKYDERYVIPPAHAEQAHRLEELATECSLDYAGGPGMGGSGPFGETSGGAAPIAVENYRALRDRQASDTPTVPTDRATRLNLLNWDGKGTPPGLFPPATDDENGTAS, translated from the coding sequence ATGCGCGTCATGGCCCAGATGGCGATGGTGATGAACCTCGACAAGTGCATCGGCTGCCACACCTGTTCGGTCACCTGCAAACAGGCATGGACCAACCGCACCGGCGTCGAGTACGTCTGGTTCAACAACGTCGAGACCCGCCCCGGCCAGGGCTACCCCCGCCGCTACGAGGACCAGGACACCTGGAAGGGCGGCTGGGAACTGAACAAGCGCGGCCGGCTGGCGCTGAAGGCGGGCGGACGGTTCAAGAAGCTCATCCAGATCTTCTCCAACCCGGTCCTGCCGTCGCTGGACGACTACTACGAGCCGTGGACGTACGACTACGAGACCCTGACCAACGCCCCGCTCCAGGAGCACACCCCGGTCGCCCGCCCCAAGTCCCTCATCACCGGCAAGGACATGAAGATCTCCTGGTCGGCGAACTGGGACGACGACCTCGGCGGATCGGCCGCGACCAGTGAGCGGGACGTCCTGCTCAACGAGGTCTCGGAGAAGATCAGGTTCGAGTTCGAGCAGACCTTCATGTTCTACCTGCCGCGCATCTGCGAGCACTGCCTCAACCCGTCCTGCGCTGCCTCCTGCCCCTCCGGCGCGATCTACAAGCGGGAGGAGGACGGCATCGTGCTGGTCGACCAGGACCGCTGCCGGGGCTGGCGGATGTGCGTCACGGGCTGCCCGTACAAGAAGATCTACTTCAATCACCGCACCGGCAAGGCCGAGAAGTGCACCTTCTGCTTCCCGCGCGTGGAGGTCGGTCTGCCCACCGTCTGCTCCGAGACCTGCGTCGGCCGGCTGCGCTACATCGGCCTCGTCCTCTACGACGCCGACCGCGTCCTCGAAGCCGCCTCCACCCCGGACGACACCGGCCTGTACGAGGCTCAGCGGAAGGTCTTCCTCGACCCCGACGACCCCCAGGTCATCGCCGAGGCCGAGAGGGCGGGCATTCCCCGGGACTGGATCGAGGCCGCCCAACGCTCCCCGGTCCACTCCCTGATCAACACCTACAAGGTGGCCCTGCCGCTGCACCCGGAGTACCGCACCCTGCCCATGGTCTGGTACATCCCCCCGCTGTCCCCGGTCGTCGACGCCGTCCGCGACACCGGCCACGACGCCGAGCGGCACCAGAACCTCTTCGCCGCCGTCGACGCGCTGCGCATCCCCGTCGACTACCTCGCCCAGCTCTTCACCGCCGGCGATCCGGCCCCCGTGGACGCGGTGCTGCGCCGGCTGGCCGCCATGCGCTCCTACATGCGCGACATCAACCTCGGCCGGGATCCGGACGACACCATCCCCAAGTCGGTCGGCATGAGCGGCGAGCAGCTCTACGACATGTACCGGCTGCTGGCCCTGGCCAAGTACGACGAGCGGTATGTCATCCCGCCCGCCCACGCCGAACAGGCCCACAGGCTGGAGGAGCTGGCCACCGAGTGCAGCCTCGACTACGCGGGCGGCCCGGGGATGGGCGGCTCCGGCCCCTTCGGCGAGACCTCCGGCGGCGCCGCGCCCATCGCGGTGGAGAACTACCGGGCCCTGCGCGACCGCCAGGCCTCCGACACCCCCACCGTCCCCACCGACCGGGCCACCCGCCTCAACCTCCTCAACTGGGACGGCAAAGGCACCCCACCCGGCCTGTTCCCGCCCGCCACGGACGACGAGAACGGCACCGCCTCATGA
- a CDS encoding thioesterase II family protein, with protein MPGGAVHRLVCLPHAGGSASVFKEWGSNLPGIEVQAVRCPGRAERIDERSPTDLHHLAFEIADTFDPSDERPKALFGHGMGALVALEAARVFQAGGTRLAHLFASGTRNAASYPSPAEAENLTTGAFFEHLVRGDHFYLHSEPPYAPIRKSLNVKITSRKDSLMQAKRDVTLTWENP; from the coding sequence GTGCCTGGCGGTGCCGTCCATCGGCTGGTCTGCCTCCCACATGCAGGCGGATCGGCCTCCGTGTTCAAGGAGTGGGGGAGCAATCTTCCCGGGATTGAAGTCCAGGCCGTCCGCTGTCCCGGACGCGCTGAACGGATCGATGAGCGCTCACCAACCGATCTGCATCATCTTGCCTTCGAGATCGCCGACACCTTCGATCCATCGGATGAGCGTCCCAAAGCATTATTCGGGCACGGTATGGGCGCCTTGGTAGCCCTGGAGGCTGCCCGAGTCTTCCAGGCGGGCGGCACCCGGTTGGCGCATCTATTCGCTTCGGGCACCCGCAACGCAGCCAGCTACCCATCGCCCGCCGAGGCCGAGAACCTAACCACGGGGGCGTTCTTCGAGCATCTGGTGAGGGGAGATCATTTCTACCTTCATTCAGAACCTCCATACGCTCCGATCCGGAAATCCCTCAACGTCAAGATAACCAGCCGGAAGGACTCTCTCATGCAGGCCAAAAGGGATGTAACCCTGACATGGGAAAATCCGTAG
- a CDS encoding MbtH family NRPS accessory protein: MREQEGQKCLIVVNGEEQYSIWPLDQAVPAGWNRIGASGEK, encoded by the coding sequence GTGCGCGAGCAAGAAGGCCAAAAATGTCTGATCGTTGTGAACGGGGAAGAGCAGTACTCCATCTGGCCGCTTGATCAGGCCGTTCCAGCGGGCTGGAACAGAATCGGAGCCTCAGGGGAGAAGTAA
- a CDS encoding cytochrome P450, protein MRTPDTTNLSRLLDPEHAAEPYSFYAELRTKSPVQWDEWMQTWAVFGHPEILDLSKDGRLSAARISDFYESLPEQARGDVALLTRTLSDMMLFNDPPHHTRLRRLIRPSLSPRLARELRFHVQELADELLDKVLPSGRMDIIHDFSEPLSRGVIAKLAGVSDDAAHLLESWQGLLHEFFTQSDAQNARIQALRESFDRTATARRNSTADDFFSRMISPQLRAADYTEDEVFANLLLLIDAGQATTTHLIGNAALALLNNDEQTQRLRRDPELITPATHELMRYDSSVQFTTRKALADIDLGEHLIRAGQSVTLILGSGNRDPRRYTDPDILDVSRPAADHLSFGHGIHYCLGASLALTEIDVALRALLRRTTNWKCEVAQPEWLESINFRFLASLPITFEAIA, encoded by the coding sequence ATGCGCACTCCCGATACGACGAATCTATCTCGCCTGCTCGATCCCGAACATGCGGCGGAGCCATACTCATTCTATGCCGAGTTGCGTACAAAATCACCGGTGCAGTGGGATGAATGGATGCAGACCTGGGCGGTGTTCGGCCATCCGGAAATCCTCGATCTCTCGAAGGACGGGCGTCTTTCTGCAGCCAGAATATCGGATTTCTACGAGAGCCTCCCCGAACAGGCCCGTGGCGATGTTGCACTGCTGACTCGCACACTGTCAGACATGATGCTGTTCAATGATCCGCCGCATCACACCCGGCTACGCCGACTGATCAGGCCGAGCCTTTCTCCCCGCCTCGCCCGGGAACTACGCTTTCATGTCCAGGAGTTGGCCGACGAGCTACTCGACAAGGTCCTGCCGAGCGGGCGCATGGACATCATTCACGACTTCTCGGAACCGCTCAGCCGTGGCGTCATCGCGAAACTGGCAGGCGTATCCGACGACGCCGCCCACCTCCTGGAGAGCTGGCAGGGGCTGTTGCATGAGTTCTTTACTCAGTCCGACGCCCAGAACGCGCGGATACAGGCACTGAGGGAGTCCTTCGACCGCACTGCCACCGCTCGTCGAAACAGCACGGCCGACGACTTCTTCAGCCGGATGATCAGTCCCCAACTCCGGGCAGCCGACTACACCGAGGACGAAGTCTTCGCCAACCTCCTGCTGCTCATCGACGCGGGGCAGGCGACTACCACACATCTGATCGGGAACGCGGCCCTCGCCCTGTTGAACAACGACGAGCAAACTCAGCGGCTGCGCAGAGATCCTGAGCTGATTACACCCGCCACGCACGAACTGATGAGATACGACAGTTCGGTCCAGTTCACCACTCGGAAGGCGCTCGCCGACATCGACCTCGGTGAGCACCTGATCCGAGCTGGCCAGTCGGTGACCCTGATTCTTGGTTCAGGGAATCGTGACCCTCGCCGCTACACCGACCCGGACATATTGGATGTCTCCCGACCGGCAGCTGATCACCTGTCGTTCGGGCACGGCATCCACTACTGCCTGGGCGCCTCACTAGCTCTCACCGAGATCGATGTCGCACTGCGGGCGCTGCTGCGTCGGACCACCAACTGGAAGTGCGAGGTGGCGCAGCCCGAGTGGCTCGAAAGCATCAACTTCCGCTTCCTTGCATCCCTTCCGATCACTTTTGAGGCAATCGCCTGA
- a CDS encoding GAF domain-containing sensor histidine kinase, with protein sequence MAESPADEWRDGPAAPQLRLDELLEGLQEQVAQVRATRDRVHTLLDAVLSIGSDLDLDVVLRRITESAVALVDARYGALGVLGDEGGRIKQFITVGADEETVEAIGHYPEGRGILGLLIREPEPLRLANIGAHPESVGFPEGHPPMTTFLGAPLRVRDRVFGNLYLTDKRGGAQFDDEDEAVLRTLAAAAGVAIDNARLYEDSRRREQWLAASSDLTRSLLSGTDPEQVLHKVAATVRTLADADLVTLAVPIEGGDELVIEAADGEGAERVRGLVLPAGALAAKVYDSNERITSGALSQEPQEGAGSAAHVELGAGFLLPLGGRENVRGVLQVANLPGREEFSDATVTMVSGFADQAALALELAEHRREAEHLLVLSDRDRIARDLHDLAIQRLFASGLTLNSVLGRMADRPQVAERVQRVVEDLDDTIKTVRSTIYALRERDRADGRSAGLRAQLLSETDRAAEALGFSPALRMTGLLDTAVPADHAEHLLAVVRETLSNAARHAHATAVEVTVETDGTRLQLRVSDNGRGLDPAVTRRSGLDNLRRRATDLGGSCTLTPNEPTGTVVEWTVPLRGDADVAP encoded by the coding sequence ATGGCGGAGAGTCCGGCCGACGAGTGGAGGGACGGTCCCGCCGCACCCCAGCTGCGGCTGGACGAGCTGCTGGAGGGCCTCCAGGAGCAGGTCGCGCAGGTACGCGCCACCCGCGACCGGGTGCATACGCTGCTGGACGCGGTCCTGTCGATCGGCTCCGACCTCGATCTCGACGTGGTGCTGCGCCGCATCACCGAGTCCGCGGTGGCCCTGGTGGACGCCCGGTACGGGGCGCTGGGCGTGCTGGGCGACGAGGGCGGCCGGATCAAGCAGTTCATCACCGTCGGCGCGGACGAGGAGACCGTCGAGGCGATCGGCCACTATCCCGAGGGCCGGGGCATCCTGGGGCTGCTGATCAGGGAGCCGGAGCCGCTGCGGCTGGCCAACATCGGCGCACACCCCGAATCGGTGGGCTTCCCCGAGGGGCATCCGCCGATGACCACGTTCCTCGGCGCCCCGCTGCGCGTACGCGACCGGGTCTTCGGCAACCTGTACCTGACCGACAAGCGCGGCGGGGCGCAGTTCGACGACGAGGACGAAGCGGTGCTGCGCACGCTGGCGGCCGCGGCCGGCGTCGCCATCGACAACGCCCGGCTGTACGAGGACTCGCGGCGCAGGGAGCAGTGGCTGGCGGCGAGCAGCGACCTGACCCGGAGCCTGTTGTCGGGCACGGACCCGGAACAGGTGCTGCACAAGGTCGCCGCCACGGTGAGGACGCTGGCCGATGCCGATCTCGTGACGCTGGCCGTGCCGATCGAAGGCGGCGACGAGTTGGTGATCGAGGCCGCCGACGGGGAGGGCGCCGAGCGGGTGCGCGGCCTGGTGCTGCCGGCCGGCGCTCTGGCGGCGAAGGTCTACGACTCCAACGAACGGATCACCAGCGGCGCACTGTCCCAGGAGCCGCAGGAAGGCGCTGGCTCCGCGGCCCACGTGGAGCTCGGGGCCGGGTTCCTGCTCCCGCTGGGCGGCCGCGAGAACGTCCGCGGAGTCCTCCAGGTCGCCAACCTGCCCGGCCGCGAGGAGTTCTCCGACGCGACCGTGACCATGGTCAGCGGCTTCGCCGACCAGGCGGCACTCGCTCTGGAGCTGGCCGAGCACCGACGTGAGGCCGAGCATCTCCTGGTCCTGTCCGACCGCGACCGCATCGCACGCGATCTGCACGACCTGGCCATCCAGCGGCTGTTCGCCTCGGGGCTGACGCTGAACTCGGTCCTGGGCCGGATGGCCGACCGGCCCCAGGTGGCCGAGCGCGTCCAGCGGGTGGTCGAGGATCTCGACGACACGATCAAAACGGTGCGGAGCACGATCTACGCGCTGCGCGAGCGCGACCGCGCCGACGGGCGCTCCGCGGGGCTGCGCGCGCAGCTGCTGTCCGAGACCGACCGGGCCGCCGAGGCTCTGGGCTTCAGCCCCGCCCTGCGGATGACGGGCCTGCTGGACACCGCCGTGCCCGCGGACCATGCCGAGCACCTGCTGGCGGTGGTGCGCGAGACGCTGTCGAACGCTGCCCGGCACGCGCACGCCACGGCCGTCGAGGTCACCGTCGAGACCGACGGGACGCGGCTGCAGCTGCGGGTGTCCGACAACGGGCGTGGCCTCGACCCGGCCGTCACCCGCCGCAGCGGCCTGGACAACCTGCGCCGGCGGGCCACCGACCTGGGCGGCAGCTGCACGCTCACCCCGAACGAGCCCACCGGCACCGTCGTGGAATGGACGGTGCCCCTCCGCGGAGACGCGGACGTGGCCCCCTGA
- a CDS encoding spore germination protein GerW family protein, whose product MTSPQHDSEPPHLPDVDLSAAHASVTLLDRLAEKLGGRASVTAVYGEPVTAGGVTVIPVAKVGFGFGGGAGREVGAAKTGDGGGGGGGAGAKPLGFIEIRDGVATYKPIRDPWSDVVLPLAALVIGGVMPKLLHALRRRRRT is encoded by the coding sequence ATGACCTCGCCCCAGCACGACTCCGAGCCCCCGCACCTTCCTGACGTCGACCTGTCGGCCGCACACGCCTCCGTCACTCTCCTGGACCGGCTCGCCGAGAAGCTCGGCGGCCGCGCCTCGGTGACCGCCGTGTACGGCGAACCCGTCACCGCCGGCGGCGTCACCGTCATCCCCGTCGCCAAGGTCGGCTTCGGCTTCGGCGGCGGCGCCGGCCGCGAGGTCGGCGCCGCGAAGACCGGCGACGGCGGTGGAGGAGGGGGCGGGGCGGGGGCCAAGCCGCTCGGCTTCATCGAGATCCGCGACGGCGTCGCGACCTACAAGCCCATCCGCGACCCATGGTCCGATGTCGTCCTGCCCCTGGCCGCCCTCGTCATCGGAGGCGTCATGCCCAAACTCCTCCACGCGCTGCGCCGACGACGACGCACGTGA
- a CDS encoding acyl carrier protein produces the protein MLATLAGLWTELLGHTDLRDDSDFLRVGGDSLLITFLARQLDQRLGVQVPARAMLAARTLGRHAEVVLGLLARHEPSTISRELVWEF, from the coding sequence ATGTTGGCAACGCTAGCCGGGTTGTGGACTGAACTGCTTGGACACACCGATCTCCGTGACGACTCCGACTTTCTTCGAGTTGGGGGAGATTCACTGCTGATCACATTCCTTGCCCGCCAGCTCGACCAGCGTCTCGGCGTTCAGGTCCCCGCCCGGGCGATGTTGGCCGCTCGCACGCTGGGGCGGCATGCCGAGGTCGTCCTTGGCCTGTTGGCACGCCATGAACCGAGCACCATCAGCCGAGAATTAGTGTGGGAATTTTGA
- the narI gene encoding respiratory nitrate reductase subunit gamma gives MKPSTLAAETGTGGILLWVVLPYVVLAVFVLGHVWRYRYDKFGWTTRSSQLYEGRLLSIGSPLFHFGVLMVLLGHIAGLVIPESWTEAAGISEDVYHVFALTLGVIAGIATVGGLAILIYRRRTVGPVFSATTRNDKAMYVSLTVTIVLGLSATVAANALGGGYNYRETISPWFRSVFYLQPDPHLMSEAPVLFQLHAASALLLFAFWPFTRLVHMLTAPLGYVTRPYIVYRSRDTGLGARAPRRGWERTG, from the coding sequence ATGAAGCCTTCCACCTTGGCGGCGGAGACCGGCACCGGCGGCATCCTGTTGTGGGTCGTCCTGCCCTACGTCGTCCTCGCGGTGTTCGTCCTCGGCCACGTCTGGCGCTACCGCTACGACAAGTTCGGCTGGACCACCCGCTCCTCCCAGCTGTACGAGGGGCGGCTGCTGAGCATCGGCAGCCCGTTGTTCCACTTCGGCGTCCTGATGGTGCTCCTGGGCCACATCGCCGGCTTGGTCATTCCGGAGAGCTGGACCGAAGCGGCCGGTATCAGCGAGGACGTCTACCACGTCTTCGCCCTCACCCTCGGCGTCATCGCGGGCATCGCCACCGTCGGCGGGCTGGCCATCCTGATCTACCGGCGCCGCACGGTCGGACCCGTCTTCTCGGCCACCACCCGCAACGACAAGGCGATGTACGTCTCCCTCACGGTGACCATCGTCCTTGGCCTGTCCGCCACGGTGGCCGCGAACGCCCTGGGCGGCGGCTACAACTACCGCGAGACCATCTCCCCTTGGTTCCGCTCCGTCTTCTACCTCCAGCCCGACCCACACCTGATGAGCGAAGCGCCGGTGCTGTTCCAGCTCCACGCGGCCAGCGCCCTGCTGCTGTTCGCGTTCTGGCCGTTCACCCGGCTGGTGCACATGCTCACCGCACCACTCGGCTACGTCACCCGCCCCTACATCGTCTACCGCAGCCGGGACACCGGGCTCGGCGCCCGGGCCCCGCGCCGCGGCTGGGAACGCACGGGCTGA